AGAATGTAGAGTTTCACTTCCTGGTGGATGTGCAATTGGAGCAAGACCTGTTGATTTGCATTTAAAAGCACTTGAATTAATGGGAGCAGATATTAAAATAGAGGGCGGATATATACATGCAAGTGGGAAATTAAAAGGTACTGAAATTATTTTTGATAAAGTAACCGTAACAGGTACTGAAAATATTATAATGGCTGCAAGTTTAGCAAAAGGAAAAACTACAATTATTAATGCTGCAAAAGAGCCTGAAGTAGTACAATTATGTGAAGTTTTGAAAAACTCAGGAGTTGATATTAAAGGAATAGGTAGTGATGAAATTGAAATTTATGGTACAAATTATGAATTAATTAATTTTAAAGAATTTGAAATAATTCCAGATAGAATAGAAGCTGGTACATATCTTGCAGCAGGAGCAATAACAAATTCAAAAATTACAGTTGAGAATGTCGAACCAGAGCATATCTCATCTATCTTATTAAAACTAAAAACAATGGGCTTTGGTATTGAAATAAATAAAAATAAAGTTACTATAAATCCAGCAAATGAAATTAAACCTGTTAATATTTCAACAACAGAATATCCAGGTTTTCCTACTGATATGCAAGCTCAGTTTATGGCTATTGCTACTCAGTCAAATGGAGTTAGTACAATAGAAGAGAGACTATTTGAAAATAGATTTATGCATGTACCTGAACTTAATAGACTTGGAGCAAATATTAAAATTCAAGGCAAAATAGCTACTGTATATGGACCTACAAAATTAATTGGAGCTGATGTTATGGCTACTGACCTTAGAGCAAGTTCTGCTCTTGTATTAGCTGGACTTATAGCAAAAGGTGAAACAAAAGTTCATAGAATTTATCATTTATTTAGAGGGTATGAAAATCTAATAGAAAAATTTACAACTCTTGGAGCAAAAATGGAGTTAAAAGAAGAGCCTTTACCTTAAAATTTCAAAATATATATCAGCCACCTCTTTTTTGTTTAATTTTTTATTTAAAAATAGTTCCATTGCTAATACTCCTTGATATACTAACATATCAAGACCTGTTTTAAATAAAAGATTATATTTTTTAGCTTCTTTTAAAAACAAAGTCTCTTTTCCATAAATAACATCTACACAAAATTTTGCATTTTTAAATAATTTTTCTATTATCTCTTTTGGAGTTGGTAACACTTCTTCGCTAAGCCCAGCAGAAGTAGTATTGATAATTAAATCAAAGTCAAATTCATTAATATTATCCCAAGTGTAAGTTTTTAATCCTTTTTTTTCAAAATATTCAAATCTATTTTTAGAACGATTAAGAATAGTTGGATTTTTGAGTACTAAGCTTATAGCTTTTGCAGTCCCACCTGCTCCAATTATCAAAGGCTTTTTATAATCAAACTCCTTGATTGCTTCTTTAAATCCTGGTGCATCTGTGTTATAACCAATAATTTTATTATTTTCTAAAAGCAAAGTATTTACAGCTTTTATTTCTTTTGCAATTCCTTTTACTTCATCACATAATTTATAAGCCCACTCTTTATGAGGAACTGTTACATTTGCACCTTTTAATTTCAAATTTTTAAATTTTTCAATAATTTTACTTCCATCTTCTAATTTATATCTTCCATAACACTCTTTAATACCACTTTTTTTAAAAAAATAATTATGCATAAGAGGTGATTTTGAATGACTCACAGGATTACCAAAAATTGCATACATTTTCCTACCTTGTCAAATAAAAATAAAATTCTTCATCATTAAAATAAAATTTAACTTCAATTCCTTGTTTATTAATTACAATATTTTTTAATTCTTTTAAATTTTCAAAAACTTTTGGTAAAGTTAAATTAATATCTATATCATGTTTTTCAAGTTCCAGTTTAACATTACCTACTATAATATTAGCAAACTCTCCTATCATATCAACTAACTCTTCTTTTGTTTTAAACTCTTCTCCTATTAAAATTTTACTTATATTTTTAGATAAGTTTTCACTAAAAATTAATATTAAAACTCCATCTAAATCACCATAAAATCCAATTGAACTTGCAATTAAATCTTCTCTACTTGTATCAACATTTACCTCTTTTAAATTTGGCTTTTCTTTTTTAGATTTAACACCTGTTAACATTTCAATTGTATAAATTGTAGCATTAACAAAAAATGGTAAAATTTTTATAAAATCTTTTGTAATTTTTCTACTTTTTTTATAAATCGCACTACTACTTTTTAATACCTCTTTTAATTCTTTTGAATTCAAAAATTCATCTTCGTCTTTAAAAAATATAAAACCAACTGCTTCTAAATCTTTGATTAAACTTGGTTGAATATTCTTTTTACTAAGCCCTATTATTGAAATCATCGCTCCATATTCAGCTGCTTCAACTCCAAGCTTTGATAAAAACCTTACTGCATGGACATTCATTCCTTTAACATTATTCATATCAAAAACAAATGCTTTAAATCCAATTAGTAAATTTCTTCTAAAATATTCTATATCAAATTTCTTTAATACATTTGCATCTAAAAATCCATTAAAATAAAAATAGATAATATCATTTTTCATAACAGCCATTACTCTATCGGAAATTTTAGAAATAAAAGATTTTTTAATCACTATCGCATCACTATTTCCTATATCTTCCTCGGAATTAACTACATATGGAGTAATACCTTTTTTAACTAAATTAAATATAAGCATATTTTTATTTTGTTCATCATCAACTAAAAGATAAACATCGTTTTGAGGTATAAAGTCTTCATAACAAAAAATTTTCATAATTTCTTCATTCTCAAAATAGTTAAAATAACAATTTTCTAAATTATTTAAAATTGTATAAATATTATTATTTGCATTAAAAATTGCACAATTTATATCTTTTTTGTATAAACTTTCAAAAATATCATTCAAAAACCTAATAGCATTCATATTTGCACTTATAATTTTAGAAAAATCAACAGCAACACATTTTGTGTTTTTTTTCTCCATCATATTAATATCTAATGGAGTTATCATCTCCCCTACATAATTTGAATCCAAAAAACCTTGTGGTTTATAAATAATCTTATTCCCTATTACATTTTTAAGAATTGCCATTTAATTCCTTAAGTGTAGCAACTAATGCACCAAGTTTATTATTAACTTCTTTATATTCAAGCTCAGGTTTTGAATCAGCCACAATTCCAGCTCCTGCTTGAAATATGACTTCATCTCCTTTAATTAAAGCACTTCTTATAGTAATTGCACTATCCATATTCCCATCAAAACCAAAATATCCTACACTTCCAGCATAATATCCTCTTTTAATACCTTCATATTTAGCAATTAACTCCATAGCTTTAATCTTAGGTGCTCCTGTCATAGTCCCTGCTGTAAAT
This Caminibacter mediatlanticus TB-2 DNA region includes the following protein-coding sequences:
- the murA gene encoding UDP-N-acetylglucosamine 1-carboxyvinyltransferase, with translation MYKYLHIYESPKLSGSVKISGAKNAALPLIASTIISNSTSKIKNVPNVADVKTLLKLLNNLGAEYSFNNNELEINTKKINKTTAIYEIVKTMRASILVLGPLLARFGECRVSLPGGCAIGARPVDLHLKALELMGADIKIEGGYIHASGKLKGTEIIFDKVTVTGTENIIMAASLAKGKTTIINAAKEPEVVQLCEVLKNSGVDIKGIGSDEIEIYGTNYELINFKEFEIIPDRIEAGTYLAAGAITNSKITVENVEPEHISSILLKLKTMGFGIEINKNKVTINPANEIKPVNISTTEYPGFPTDMQAQFMAIATQSNGVSTIEERLFENRFMHVPELNRLGANIKIQGKIATVYGPTKLIGADVMATDLRASSALVLAGLIAKGETKVHRIYHLFRGYENLIEKFTTLGAKMELKEEPLP
- a CDS encoding chemotaxis protein CheX, which gives rise to MAILKNVIGNKIIYKPQGFLDSNYVGEMITPLDINMMEKKNTKCVAVDFSKIISANMNAIRFLNDIFESLYKKDINCAIFNANNNIYTILNNLENCYFNYFENEEIMKIFCYEDFIPQNDVYLLVDDEQNKNMLIFNLVKKGITPYVVNSEEDIGNSDAIVIKKSFISKISDRVMAVMKNDIIYFYFNGFLDANVLKKFDIEYFRRNLLIGFKAFVFDMNNVKGMNVHAVRFLSKLGVEAAEYGAMISIIGLSKKNIQPSLIKDLEAVGFIFFKDEDEFLNSKELKEVLKSSSAIYKKSRKITKDFIKILPFFVNATIYTIEMLTGVKSKKEKPNLKEVNVDTSREDLIASSIGFYGDLDGVLILIFSENLSKNISKILIGEEFKTKEELVDMIGEFANIIVGNVKLELEKHDIDINLTLPKVFENLKELKNIVINKQGIEVKFYFNDEEFYFYLTR
- a CDS encoding shikimate dehydrogenase; translated protein: MYAIFGNPVSHSKSPLMHNYFFKKSGIKECYGRYKLEDGSKIIEKFKNLKLKGANVTVPHKEWAYKLCDEVKGIAKEIKAVNTLLLENNKIIGYNTDAPGFKEAIKEFDYKKPLIIGAGGTAKAISLVLKNPTILNRSKNRFEYFEKKGLKTYTWDNINEFDFDLIINTTSAGLSEEVLPTPKEIIEKLFKNAKFCVDVIYGKETLFLKEAKKYNLLFKTGLDMLVYQGVLAMELFLNKKLNKKEVADIYFEILR